From a single Paenibacillus sp. FSL R5-0345 genomic region:
- a CDS encoding glycosyltransferase family 8 protein produces MIEIALAFQDKDGQYAEHAGVVLASIFHHTSSQIHVHILHDASLTENNKRKFNKLIAKHNHTISYYSITLPEDMLQVLANINSIDVWTQACMYRLLLPSITPAEKIIYLDCDVLVTMDINELWQVELNDKYLGAIWDQGIMEVAPIVSAKGLNPETYFNSGVILFGLNNIRQNTNWYQEMLNFLRTFPDVTMPDQDVLNAVFGANYLPLDIRFNSFNMAIVDHDYNNKIVHFAGDEKCWNKDSSGLALYRKFLDLTPWRAFKAKLKRRKRKVSYVKRRFPRKSNRRIIYKRKIKIIRTRISPLSLFQLKLIRTVRRRKGTVINTRIQYQRRIKR; encoded by the coding sequence ATGATTGAAATCGCCTTGGCCTTTCAAGATAAGGATGGACAATATGCCGAGCATGCTGGTGTTGTTTTAGCTTCAATTTTTCATCATACAAGTTCCCAAATTCATGTTCATATTTTACATGATGCCTCTTTAACCGAAAATAACAAGCGAAAGTTCAACAAGTTAATCGCCAAACATAATCATACGATAAGTTATTATTCGATCACCTTACCTGAGGATATGCTTCAGGTGCTTGCCAATATTAACTCCATCGATGTGTGGACACAGGCATGCATGTACCGCTTGCTTCTTCCTTCGATCACACCCGCTGAGAAAATTATTTATCTGGATTGTGATGTATTGGTAACCATGGACATTAATGAGCTATGGCAAGTTGAGCTAAACGACAAATATTTAGGAGCGATCTGGGATCAGGGCATCATGGAGGTAGCGCCTATAGTAAGCGCCAAAGGGCTAAATCCTGAGACTTATTTTAATTCTGGAGTAATCTTATTTGGTTTGAATAATATCCGCCAGAATACGAACTGGTACCAAGAGATGCTGAACTTTTTGCGTACTTTCCCTGACGTCACCATGCCGGATCAGGATGTTCTGAATGCGGTTTTTGGAGCGAATTATCTTCCACTCGATATCCGGTTTAATTCATTTAACATGGCCATCGTAGATCATGACTACAATAATAAAATTGTCCATTTTGCCGGAGATGAAAAATGCTGGAATAAAGATTCCTCAGGGTTGGCGCTATATCGCAAATTCCTAGATCTAACCCCTTGGAGAGCTTTTAAAGCTAAATTAAAACGAAGAAAACGGAAAGTCAGCTATGTTAAGCGGCGCTTCCCACGAAAAAGTAATAGACGAATCATTTATAAACGTAAAATAAAAATTATTCGCACTAGAATCTCCCCCCTTTCGCTGTTTCAATTGAAATTAATCCGAACAGTTAGAAGAAGAAAAGGGACCGTGATCAATACAAGAATTCAATATCAACGACGAATTAAACGTTAG
- the coaA gene encoding type I pantothenate kinase: MVNNSAYTLYLREDWKKLSDFTAIQLSEEELSDIQSINDKISIEDVNEVYLPLSQLINLQLQASHKYKETINHFLNNDLKKGPFIIGIAGSVAVGKSTTARLLQKLLSQLPSHPKVDLVTTDGFILPNAELEKRGIMKKKGFPESYDTRSLISFLTKVKSGVSSVQSPVYSHLTYDIVPDEYITIENPDILIVEGLNVLQTSLRLNQSVPNYFVSDFFDFSIYVDADVNNIEKWYIDRFIKLRDTAFQDEQSYFKKYAQLSLEESIEISKRIWKEINFENLIHNILPTRNRADLILFKNNDHHIDRIKLRK; the protein is encoded by the coding sequence ATGGTGAATAATTCAGCATATACACTGTATTTACGTGAGGATTGGAAGAAACTAAGCGATTTCACCGCTATCCAATTATCAGAAGAAGAGCTTAGCGATATCCAAAGTATTAACGATAAAATTTCGATTGAGGATGTAAATGAGGTCTATCTTCCTCTGTCCCAATTGATAAATCTACAGCTTCAAGCCTCTCATAAATATAAAGAAACTATAAATCACTTTCTTAATAATGATCTTAAAAAAGGTCCTTTTATCATAGGCATCGCCGGAAGTGTAGCTGTTGGCAAGAGTACAACCGCTAGACTTCTTCAGAAACTCCTCTCTCAGCTACCATCTCATCCAAAAGTAGATTTAGTTACAACTGACGGGTTCATACTTCCCAATGCGGAGCTAGAAAAGCGTGGAATCATGAAGAAAAAAGGATTTCCTGAAAGCTACGACACACGTAGTTTAATTTCATTTTTAACTAAAGTGAAGTCTGGGGTTTCGAGTGTTCAAAGCCCTGTCTACTCGCATCTAACTTATGATATTGTGCCAGATGAATATATCACGATCGAGAACCCGGACATCCTAATTGTTGAAGGATTAAATGTTCTTCAGACTAGTTTGAGGCTCAATCAAAGTGTGCCAAACTATTTTGTATCTGATTTCTTTGATTTTTCAATTTATGTGGATGCTGATGTGAATAATATAGAGAAATGGTATATTGATCGTTTTATTAAGCTTAGAGATACCGCCTTCCAAGATGAGCAATCTTATTTTAAAAAGTATGCGCAGTTATCACTGGAAGAATCTATCGAGATCTCGAAAAGAATATGGAAAGAAATCAATTTTGAAAATTTGATACACAATATTTTGCCTACCAGAAATCGCGCAGATCTTATTCTATTTAAAAATAACGACCATCACATAGATCGCATTAAGCTGCGAAAATAA
- a CDS encoding VOC family protein → MDKKLLQSHSIFPTLDIEHTAAYYSQYLGFQAVPYLDTGEPHICLYRDDTEIILTQSQGQRVIPNRELYGYGYDAYFITKQQEQLEKEFEAAGVNIVRTLANTDYNNKEFVIEDVDGRWIAFGIKE, encoded by the coding sequence GTGGACAAAAAGCTTTTACAATCACATAGTATCTTCCCTACCCTGGATATTGAGCATACAGCTGCTTATTACAGTCAGTACTTAGGTTTTCAGGCTGTGCCCTATTTAGATACGGGGGAACCGCATATTTGCCTGTATCGTGATGATACAGAGATCATCCTTACGCAATCCCAAGGACAACGGGTTATTCCTAATCGAGAATTGTATGGCTATGGTTACGACGCCTATTTTATAACGAAACAGCAAGAGCAGTTGGAAAAAGAATTTGAAGCCGCTGGTGTTAATATTGTCCGAACATTAGCAAACACAGACTATAATAACAAGGAATTTGTTATTGAAGATGTTGATGGGCGCTGGATTGCTTTTGGGATCAAAGAATAA
- a CDS encoding NADH:flavin oxidoreductase/NADH oxidase, with product MKDLFTPYEIKDLKLKNRVVMPPMCQYSVTNKDGIATDWHYNHYVSRAIGGTGLIIIEMTDVEPDGRITDFDLGIWSDEQIPALARIVDACHSYGAKVGIQIAHAGRKAEDAAVPVSSSAVPFDADSKTPRALTTEEVKGMVEKFRLGVKRAIQAGFDVIELHGAHGYLIHQFHSPLTNQRTDEYGKDLTLFGTEIIRAAKSEMPEGMPLIMRISAQEYVDGGYGIKESLAFSKAYKEAGADIFHISAGGEGPIAAAGKPGTHAAYQVPLAREIKYGLNVPVIAVGRLDEPALANAVIGNEEADLVAVGRGMLRNPYWTLEAGVELQKDPGIPRQYAFGFPRIKG from the coding sequence ATGAAGGACTTGTTCACCCCGTATGAAATAAAGGATTTGAAATTGAAGAACCGCGTGGTTATGCCTCCGATGTGTCAATATTCAGTGACGAACAAAGATGGGATTGCTACCGATTGGCATTATAATCATTACGTGAGTCGTGCCATTGGAGGCACGGGATTAATTATTATTGAAATGACCGATGTGGAACCAGATGGCCGAATTACTGATTTTGACCTTGGTATTTGGTCTGATGAGCAGATTCCTGCACTGGCTAGAATTGTTGATGCTTGTCATTCCTATGGTGCAAAAGTAGGTATTCAAATTGCGCATGCGGGGCGCAAAGCTGAAGATGCAGCAGTTCCTGTATCCTCATCTGCCGTTCCATTTGATGCTGACTCTAAAACACCGCGTGCCCTAACGACTGAAGAAGTGAAGGGTATGGTTGAGAAGTTCCGGTTGGGTGTAAAGCGTGCAATTCAAGCAGGATTTGATGTTATCGAGCTTCATGGTGCGCACGGCTATCTCATCCATCAGTTCCATTCACCTCTAACCAATCAAAGAACAGATGAATATGGCAAGGATTTGACCTTGTTTGGTACCGAGATCATTCGTGCAGCGAAAAGTGAAATGCCTGAAGGAATGCCATTGATTATGCGTATCTCAGCTCAAGAATATGTAGATGGCGGATACGGCATTAAAGAAAGTCTGGCATTTAGTAAAGCGTATAAAGAAGCCGGCGCAGATATTTTCCATATTAGTGCGGGTGGTGAAGGCCCTATCGCTGCGGCTGGTAAGCCAGGAACACATGCGGCGTATCAAGTACCTTTGGCAAGAGAGATTAAATACGGCTTGAATGTTCCGGTGATTGCCGTTGGTAGATTGGATGAACCAGCTCTTGCTAATGCAGTGATTGGAAATGAAGAAGCAGATCTTGTTGCCGTGGGTCGTGGGATGCTAAGAAATCCATATTGGACCTTAGAGGCTGGGGTTGAGCTTCAGAAGGATCCGGGTATTCCTCGGCAGTATGCCTTTGGATTTCCTAGAATTAAAGGATAA
- a CDS encoding MarR family winged helix-turn-helix transcriptional regulator translates to MDKMSSNDLITNWLTLTHIQMNVTNELEVNLQANHGLSLKEFYLLLFLSEAPEKKLKLQKLEAMVGLSQSAVSRLVSRFEAKGCGALERKACDDDRRSIYTSLTSIGEDKLTRAQETFKDTLMTAFPEKVVEQLLEQMLRMKQQS, encoded by the coding sequence ATGGACAAAATGAGTAGCAATGACCTGATCACGAACTGGTTGACGTTAACACATATACAAATGAATGTGACGAATGAATTAGAAGTTAATTTGCAAGCGAATCATGGATTATCTTTAAAAGAATTTTATTTGCTGTTATTCCTATCAGAAGCCCCGGAGAAAAAGTTGAAATTGCAGAAGCTCGAAGCTATGGTGGGGTTAAGCCAGAGTGCGGTTTCCCGATTGGTTAGCAGGTTTGAAGCCAAGGGCTGTGGAGCTTTAGAGAGAAAAGCATGCGATGATGATCGCAGAAGTATTTATACCTCCTTGACCTCTATTGGTGAAGATAAGCTCACTCGTGCACAAGAAACCTTTAAAGACACGCTAATGACGGCATTCCCGGAAAAAGTTGTGGAACAGCTTCTAGAGCAAATGCTTCGTATGAAGCAACAATCTTGA